The following proteins come from a genomic window of Halorussus halophilus:
- a CDS encoding DUF302 domain-containing protein → MTLPIDPAQFDAEDIGEKETTLEMDHEDAIEHVREAFTDAGFGVATEFSPSEMLNEKVDADRDPYYVLGACNPNMADRALDASDKRIGGLFPCNVVVWQEAPGVQKVYHVSIMKIARLTGMAPDDETMAEIIGDTGELVEDAWANLDD, encoded by the coding sequence ATGACGCTCCCAATCGACCCCGCGCAGTTCGACGCCGAGGACATCGGCGAGAAGGAGACGACGCTCGAAATGGACCACGAGGACGCAATCGAACACGTCCGCGAGGCGTTCACGGACGCCGGGTTCGGCGTCGCCACGGAGTTCTCCCCCTCCGAGATGCTCAACGAGAAGGTAGACGCCGACCGCGACCCCTACTACGTGCTGGGCGCGTGTAACCCGAACATGGCCGACCGCGCACTCGACGCGAGCGACAAGCGTATCGGCGGCCTCTTCCCCTGCAACGTGGTCGTCTGGCAGGAAGCACCCGGAGTGCAGAAAGTCTATCACGTCAGCATCATGAAGATTGCGCGACTGACTGGGATGGCTCCGGACGACGAGACCATGGCAGAGATAATCGGCGACACCGGAGAACTGGTCGAAGACGCCTGGGCAAATCTCGACGACTGA
- a CDS encoding PadR family transcriptional regulator, whose translation MSEAQTLTETSTARNLTAFQHNILVILSEEPMYGLAIKRELEDYYGEEVNHGRLYPNLDTLVEKGFVEKSELDKRTNQYELTDEGLAAVVDSLEWTLAKFVTDDDRAEQIRELIADQ comes from the coding sequence ATGTCAGAGGCACAGACACTCACAGAGACCAGTACCGCGCGCAACCTCACTGCATTCCAGCACAACATCCTCGTTATCCTCTCCGAGGAGCCGATGTACGGCCTCGCTATCAAGCGCGAACTCGAGGACTACTACGGTGAGGAAGTCAACCACGGCCGACTCTACCCCAACCTCGACACGCTGGTCGAGAAGGGATTCGTCGAGAAGAGCGAACTGGACAAGCGGACGAACCAGTACGAACTGACCGACGAAGGTCTGGCCGCCGTCGTCGATTCGCTCGAATGGACGCTCGCAAAGTTCGTCACCGACGACGACCGAGCCGAGCAGATTCGAGAGCTAATCGCCGACCAGTAA
- a CDS encoding alkaline phosphatase family protein gives MGLFDRIRGEDKPRVAFFGIDGVPYSFLEDNFDEFEHLSALASEGSSGEIESIVPPESSACWPSLTTGVNPGRTGVYGFQDREVGSYDTYVPMGRDVQATRVWDRVQDAGRDATVMNVPVTFPPQRNVQRMVSGFLSPGVDKAAYPDEMRNYLESIDYKMDANVKLGHDDDKAAFIESAHETLDARYEGFKHYLQQDDWDLFFGVFMTTDRVNHFLYKHYEEDMEYKQEFMDFYKKVDRYLGEIRQNLPDDVTMMVASDHGFTSLDYEVHFNTWLEEEGWLSYEDDDHDSLEDISDDTEAYALVPGRFYINLEGREPRGSVPESEYEEKRDQLKEALENLEGPNGNKVCERVVEKEEVYHGDHEDIAPDLIAIPNYGFDLKAGFKGHDDVFGVGPRNGMHSFDNTSLFIDDPSANIEDVNLYDIAPTILDLMEEDFEANEFDGRSLV, from the coding sequence ATGGGTCTCTTCGATAGGATCCGTGGCGAAGATAAGCCACGCGTCGCCTTCTTTGGTATCGACGGCGTGCCGTACAGCTTTCTCGAAGACAACTTCGACGAGTTCGAACATCTTTCGGCGCTTGCGAGCGAGGGGTCGTCCGGGGAGATAGAGAGCATCGTCCCACCCGAATCGTCTGCCTGCTGGCCGTCTCTCACGACCGGCGTCAACCCCGGCCGCACGGGCGTCTACGGGTTCCAAGACCGCGAAGTCGGTTCGTACGACACGTACGTCCCGATGGGTCGCGACGTGCAAGCAACTCGCGTCTGGGACCGCGTACAGGACGCGGGCCGCGACGCGACGGTCATGAACGTCCCCGTGACCTTCCCGCCACAGCGCAACGTCCAACGGATGGTCTCCGGGTTCCTCTCGCCGGGCGTGGACAAGGCCGCGTACCCCGACGAGATGCGCAACTACCTCGAATCCATCGACTACAAGATGGACGCGAACGTGAAACTCGGCCACGACGACGACAAGGCCGCGTTCATCGAGAGCGCCCACGAGACCCTCGACGCGCGCTACGAGGGCTTCAAACATTACCTCCAGCAAGACGACTGGGATCTGTTCTTCGGCGTCTTCATGACGACCGACCGTGTGAACCACTTCCTCTACAAGCACTACGAGGAGGACATGGAGTACAAACAGGAGTTCATGGACTTCTACAAGAAGGTAGACCGCTACCTCGGCGAGATTCGCCAGAACCTGCCGGACGACGTGACGATGATGGTCGCCTCCGACCACGGCTTCACCAGCCTCGACTACGAGGTCCACTTCAACACGTGGCTCGAAGAGGAAGGCTGGCTCTCCTACGAGGACGACGACCACGACAGCCTCGAAGACATCAGCGACGACACCGAGGCCTACGCGCTCGTCCCCGGTCGCTTCTACATCAACCTCGAAGGTCGAGAACCACGGGGAAGCGTCCCCGAGAGCGAGTACGAGGAAAAGCGCGACCAACTCAAGGAAGCCCTCGAAAACCTCGAAGGGCCGAACGGCAACAAGGTCTGTGAGCGCGTGGTCGAGAAGGAAGAAGTCTACCACGGCGACCACGAGGACATCGCCCCGGACCTCATCGCCATCCCGAACTACGGCTTCGACCTCAAGGCCGGGTTCAAGGGCCACGACGACGTGTTCGGCGTCGGCCCGCGCAACGGCATGCACAGCTTCGACAACACGTCGCTGTTCATCGACGACCCAAGTGCGAACATCGAGGACGTGAACCTCTACGACATCGCGCCGACCATCCTCGACCTGATGGAGGAAGACTTCGAGGCCAACGAGTTCGACGGGCGTAGTCTGGTCTGA
- a CDS encoding DUF7108 family protein, translating into MTEEKPATDEDPETAGEEDESATGEEATGDEEIPQETVEEAERLTRLARDAVDDAEAETYLEDRDELVAEHEFAVRVREDDTNDVLVLHPEEWVEDGRIRVERVEDTDRAVEIRLDGPGDPEDWEAVDAHNAEVADRVHEEHGEVHGENARAFADFMSNHYARPVESATSGEVEEFLNEYYPRNAWPSKKQRKAVGESVELVFDEGDE; encoded by the coding sequence ATGACTGAGGAGAAACCTGCTACTGACGAGGACCCAGAGACGGCTGGCGAAGAGGATGAGAGTGCGACTGGGGAGGAAGCAACTGGCGACGAAGAGATTCCCCAAGAGACGGTCGAGGAAGCCGAACGACTCACTCGACTGGCGCGCGACGCCGTGGACGACGCAGAAGCCGAAACCTATCTCGAAGACCGCGACGAACTCGTCGCCGAACACGAGTTCGCGGTGCGAGTTCGTGAAGACGACACGAACGACGTACTCGTCCTCCATCCCGAAGAGTGGGTCGAGGACGGGAGAATTCGGGTCGAACGCGTCGAAGACACCGACCGCGCGGTGGAGATTCGACTGGACGGTCCCGGCGACCCCGAAGACTGGGAAGCAGTCGATGCGCACAACGCAGAAGTCGCAGACCGAGTCCACGAGGAACACGGCGAAGTCCACGGGGAAAACGCGAGGGCGTTCGCTGATTTCATGAGTAACCACTACGCGCGACCCGTCGAATCTGCGACGAGCGGCGAAGTCGAGGAGTTCCTCAACGAGTACTATCCACGGAACGCGTGGCCGTCGAAAAAACAGCGGAAAGCCGTTGGGGAGTCGGTCGAACTCGTCTTCGACGAGGGAGACGAGTAA
- a CDS encoding transcription initiation factor IIB, with product MTRSTRQRERQTEAEQTEDEQEGVRACPECNSDNLVKSSDRAELVCDDCGLVVEEEKIDPGPEWRAFNHQERQEKSRVGAPTTQTMHDKGLTTTIDWKDKDAYGRSISSKKRSQMHRLRKWQERIRTKDAGERNLQFALSEIDRMASALGVPRSVREVASVIYRRALKEDLIRGRSIEGVATSALYAACRKEGIPRSLEEISEVSRVERKEIGRTYRYISQELGLEMKPVDPKKYVPRFCSELELSEEVQTKANEIIETTAEEGLLSGKSPTGYAAAAIYAASLLCNEKKTQREVADVAQVTEVTIRNRYQEQIEAMGIHS from the coding sequence ATGACACGGTCTACTCGCCAGCGGGAGCGCCAAACCGAGGCGGAGCAGACGGAGGACGAGCAAGAGGGTGTACGAGCATGCCCGGAGTGCAATTCTGACAATCTCGTGAAGAGTTCTGACAGGGCGGAACTCGTCTGCGACGATTGTGGACTCGTCGTCGAAGAAGAAAAGATAGACCCCGGTCCGGAGTGGCGAGCGTTCAACCACCAAGAACGGCAGGAGAAGTCCCGTGTCGGTGCGCCGACGACCCAGACGATGCACGACAAGGGGCTGACCACCACCATCGACTGGAAGGACAAGGACGCCTACGGACGTTCTATCTCGTCGAAGAAGCGCAGTCAGATGCACCGTCTGCGCAAGTGGCAGGAACGCATTCGGACCAAGGACGCGGGCGAACGCAACCTACAGTTCGCACTCAGCGAAATCGACCGGATGGCGAGCGCACTCGGTGTGCCGCGCTCGGTCCGGGAAGTCGCCAGCGTCATCTACCGACGAGCGCTCAAAGAAGACCTCATCCGTGGCCGCTCCATCGAGGGCGTCGCAACCTCGGCACTGTACGCGGCCTGTCGGAAGGAAGGCATCCCGCGAAGTCTCGAAGAAATCTCGGAAGTATCGCGCGTCGAACGGAAGGAAATCGGCCGGACCTATCGCTACATCTCCCAAGAACTCGGTCTGGAGATGAAGCCGGTAGACCCGAAGAAGTACGTCCCGCGGTTCTGTTCTGAACTCGAACTCAGCGAAGAGGTCCAAACCAAGGCGAACGAAATCATCGAAACCACCGCGGAAGAGGGCCTGCTCTCGGGCAAGTCGCCGACCGGCTACGCCGCGGCGGCCATCTACGCGGCGTCACTGCTCTGCAACGAGAAGAAGACCCAACGCGAGGTCGCCGACGTGGCGCAGGTGACGGAAGTCACCATCCGCAACCGCTACCAAGAGCAGATCGAAGCGATGGGCATCCACAGCTGA
- a CDS encoding CPBP family intramembrane glutamic endopeptidase: protein MSWDVRGLNERLVRDTLVYILAPLALAVRHGRHLGFRVDRTALRNTLLLSLFVVPFYVVGSSLPTIRHYYPMWETGAALNEFLPHALKQFIVALAAETYYRGLLCVGVREIGFKSVFISPFLYAIHHLYKPPIELMLSAPTDVLFGAVDYKSQSILPSVVAHGIGLGVLDWLVLHEPLIPTEQVVRWLSWLPVPL, encoded by the coding sequence ATGTCGTGGGACGTCCGCGGACTGAACGAACGACTCGTGCGCGACACGCTAGTCTACATTCTCGCACCGCTCGCGCTGGCGGTCCGACACGGCCGCCACTTGGGATTCAGGGTGGACCGAACGGCACTGCGAAACACGCTGTTGCTCTCGCTGTTCGTCGTCCCCTTCTACGTCGTCGGGTCGTCGCTCCCGACGATTCGACACTACTACCCGATGTGGGAGACGGGCGCGGCGCTCAACGAGTTCCTGCCCCACGCGCTGAAGCAGTTTATCGTCGCGCTCGCCGCAGAGACGTACTACCGGGGACTGCTCTGTGTCGGCGTGCGGGAAATCGGGTTCAAGAGCGTCTTCATCAGCCCGTTCCTCTACGCCATCCACCACCTCTACAAGCCGCCCATCGAACTCATGTTGTCGGCTCCCACGGACGTGCTGTTCGGCGCGGTGGATTACAAGAGTCAGTCGATACTTCCCTCCGTGGTCGCCCACGGCATCGGTCTGGGCGTCCTCGACTGGCTCGTCTTGCACGAACCGCTCATACCTACGGAGCAAGTAGTTCGGTGGCTGTCGTGGCTTCCAGTGCCACTGTAG
- a CDS encoding DUF5789 family protein has product MADDNEEEADEPAVELGEGESVEGAPLARVASRLHWPIQKSEIERKEGDATVRTPDGPRELSDVLGDVDETYFESRQEFQRLVRDAVGTGPIPTADE; this is encoded by the coding sequence ATGGCTGACGACAACGAAGAAGAAGCGGACGAACCTGCGGTCGAACTCGGTGAGGGCGAATCCGTCGAGGGTGCGCCGCTCGCGCGCGTCGCTTCGCGACTCCACTGGCCGATTCAGAAGAGCGAAATCGAGCGGAAAGAGGGCGACGCGACCGTCCGAACGCCCGACGGCCCGCGCGAACTCTCCGACGTACTCGGCGACGTAGACGAGACGTACTTCGAGAGTCGCCAAGAGTTCCAGCGACTCGTCCGCGACGCCGTCGGAACCGGACCGATTCCGACCGCAGACGAGTAA
- a CDS encoding HalOD1 output domain-containing protein has product MSENLSEMHGSTVNDTDFQLGERREPLSAVVVEAVAEAADVDPAELGTPLYEQIDPDALDNLFSDRHNGMPRGSGHVTFELLEFEVTVYSDGHVVVRE; this is encoded by the coding sequence ATGAGTGAGAACCTGAGCGAGATGCACGGGAGTACCGTCAACGACACCGATTTCCAATTGGGCGAGCGACGTGAACCGCTCAGTGCCGTCGTCGTCGAGGCGGTCGCAGAGGCCGCAGACGTGGACCCTGCTGAACTCGGCACTCCTCTCTACGAGCAGATAGACCCTGACGCGCTGGACAACCTCTTCAGCGACAGGCACAACGGCATGCCACGCGGCAGCGGCCACGTGACCTTCGAACTGCTGGAGTTCGAAGTGACTGTCTACAGCGACGGGCACGTCGTCGTCCGCGAGTAA
- a CDS encoding inorganic diphosphatase translates to MTNLWEDLETGPNPPEEIYAVVECLKGERNKYEYDKDIPGVMLDRVLHSNVHYPSDYGFIPQSYYDDEDPFDVLVLVKDQTFPGCVIEARPVALMKMDDDGEQDDKVIAVPTEDPRYDHIEDVDDLTDQKKAEIDEFFETYKNLEAGKEVETLGWEDKAAAKDAIEHAMGLYEEKFA, encoded by the coding sequence ATGACGAACCTCTGGGAAGATTTGGAGACTGGACCGAACCCGCCGGAAGAGATCTACGCCGTCGTCGAGTGTCTGAAAGGCGAGCGGAACAAGTACGAGTACGACAAGGACATTCCGGGCGTCATGCTCGACCGCGTCCTCCACAGTAACGTCCACTACCCCTCCGACTACGGTTTCATCCCGCAGTCCTACTACGACGACGAGGACCCCTTCGACGTACTCGTCCTCGTCAAAGACCAGACGTTCCCCGGTTGCGTCATCGAAGCGCGCCCCGTCGCCCTGATGAAGATGGACGACGACGGCGAGCAGGACGACAAGGTCATCGCCGTGCCCACCGAGGACCCGCGCTACGACCACATCGAGGACGTAGACGACCTCACCGACCAGAAGAAGGCCGAAATCGACGAGTTCTTCGAGACCTACAAGAACCTCGAAGCGGGCAAGGAAGTCGAGACGCTCGGTTGGGAGGACAAAGCCGCCGCGAAAGACGCCATAGAACACGCGATGGGTCTGTACGAAGAGAAGTTCGCCTAA
- a CDS encoding plastocyanin/azurin family copper-binding protein, with translation MVGEQQAEGSRRETTIRSDSLSRREFLRTAGGATGAATAAAAGAETATAQQQTTIDMTDSLVFDPDETTVTPGTTVTWENVGSVGHSVTAYEDEIPDGAEYFASGGFDSEQAARNAYPDPGEIGGGETYQHTFDVEGTYGYFCIPHESAGMVAELTVSADAGGDGGDGEMLPTLPNSALVIGIATTVAMGFIVALAYFLLKYGGDYELE, from the coding sequence ATGGTGGGGGAACAACAAGCGGAAGGTTCGCGCCGAGAGACGACCATTCGGTCCGACTCCCTTTCGCGCCGCGAATTTCTACGAACAGCGGGCGGTGCGACCGGTGCGGCGACGGCCGCCGCCGCGGGAGCGGAAACTGCCACGGCCCAGCAACAGACGACCATCGACATGACCGACAGCCTCGTGTTCGACCCCGACGAGACGACGGTGACACCGGGGACGACGGTGACGTGGGAGAACGTCGGGAGCGTCGGCCACTCCGTGACTGCTTACGAGGACGAGATACCGGACGGCGCGGAGTACTTCGCCAGCGGCGGATTCGACTCCGAGCAGGCGGCCCGAAACGCGTATCCCGACCCCGGCGAAATCGGTGGCGGCGAGACGTACCAGCACACTTTCGACGTGGAGGGGACCTACGGTTACTTCTGCATTCCGCACGAAAGTGCAGGGATGGTCGCGGAACTCACCGTTTCCGCAGACGCGGGCGGTGACGGCGGCGACGGTGAGATGCTTCCGACCCTCCCGAACAGCGCGCTCGTCATCGGAATCGCTACGACCGTTGCGATGGGATTCATCGTCGCTCTCGCGTACTTCTTGCTGAAGTACGGCGGCGACTACGAACTCGAATGA
- the rnhA gene encoding ribonuclease HI yields MPVIECDVEAARETLVAAGAEMAAGNSEHERWHAEYGDAVAVAYDDKVVIQGSNPQDIEALLRDEGGHAYCYFDGASRGNPGPASVGWVIVTSDGIAAEGSERIGRATNNQAEYEALIRVLKAARDYGFDTIEVKGDSQLIVKQVTGAWNTNDPDLREHRVTVHELLREFDDWELQHVPREINERADKLANEALDND; encoded by the coding sequence ATGCCCGTCATCGAGTGTGACGTCGAAGCCGCGCGTGAAACGTTAGTCGCCGCTGGAGCGGAGATGGCGGCGGGCAACTCCGAACACGAACGCTGGCACGCCGAGTACGGCGACGCCGTCGCGGTCGCGTACGACGACAAAGTCGTGATTCAGGGGTCGAACCCGCAAGACATCGAGGCACTGCTCCGCGACGAAGGCGGCCACGCCTACTGCTACTTCGACGGCGCGAGTCGCGGGAATCCGGGCCCAGCCTCGGTCGGCTGGGTCATCGTCACCAGCGACGGCATCGCGGCCGAAGGGAGCGAGCGCATCGGTCGCGCGACGAACAACCAGGCCGAGTACGAGGCCCTGATTCGCGTGCTGAAAGCGGCGCGCGACTACGGCTTCGACACTATCGAGGTGAAAGGTGACTCCCAACTCATCGTCAAACAGGTCACTGGTGCGTGGAACACCAACGACCCCGACCTGCGAGAACACCGCGTCACGGTCCACGAACTGCTCCGGGAGTTCGACGACTGGGAGCTACAGCACGTTCCGCGAGAGATAAACGAGCGAGCGGACAAGCTAGCGAACGAGGCACTGGACAATGACTGA
- the nreA gene encoding DNA repair protein NreA, whose amino-acid sequence MRLDEYIEDLKPDEAQRKRRLAEEKSYEILDYVEDFEDRFSEVTQGDSLFGSTSPSVFVGRSNYPNVSTGILSPVGSEEQAADHAVSGDWYDRGLGIDDVLQYRTGLLNSNRGTNVTNVADSWDGFLGTQREVAIADRPVDVEIGLSDKLDLDLGIDDVTSPTGPTARATSADLAENPHVPRPVKKTLEDDDWQAQGAMTYLYRRGFDVYDINDILSAGALGRGRNRRLVPTRWSITAVDDTIGQYLRGKIRDNPSVDETQVWVNEYMGNRYWAILTPGQWEYELVEMKAPGSIWNQDPTGEVWMGSASEGYEGRTKYVEETAGAYYASRLGALEHLDAIGRQAKCLVLREVSDDYWAPVGVWQVREGVRNAFEDGYGEAETFHGAVREIVPQLPISHGDLRRKSDMLSGLQANLADFS is encoded by the coding sequence ATGCGTCTCGACGAGTACATCGAGGACCTGAAACCGGACGAGGCCCAGCGCAAGCGCCGCCTCGCCGAGGAGAAGTCCTACGAGATTCTCGACTACGTCGAGGACTTCGAAGACCGCTTTTCGGAGGTCACGCAGGGCGACTCGCTGTTCGGTAGCACCTCGCCCTCCGTCTTCGTCGGCCGGTCGAACTACCCGAACGTCTCGACCGGCATCCTCTCGCCCGTCGGGTCGGAAGAGCAGGCCGCCGACCACGCGGTCAGCGGCGACTGGTACGACCGCGGGTTGGGCATCGACGACGTGCTTCAGTACCGGACCGGCTTGCTGAACTCCAACCGCGGGACGAACGTAACGAACGTCGCCGACTCGTGGGACGGCTTTCTCGGCACCCAGCGCGAAGTCGCCATCGCCGACCGACCGGTAGACGTGGAAATCGGCCTCTCGGACAAGTTGGACCTCGACTTGGGCATCGACGACGTGACTTCTCCCACGGGGCCGACAGCGCGTGCTACATCCGCAGATTTGGCGGAGAACCCCCACGTGCCCCGACCAGTGAAGAAAACGCTCGAAGACGACGACTGGCAGGCGCAGGGTGCGATGACCTACCTCTACCGGCGAGGATTCGACGTGTACGACATCAACGACATTCTCTCGGCGGGCGCGCTCGGCAGAGGGCGGAACCGCCGACTCGTCCCGACGCGGTGGTCAATAACAGCGGTTGACGACACTATCGGACAGTATCTCCGCGGGAAGATTCGAGACAACCCGAGCGTGGACGAGACGCAAGTCTGGGTCAACGAGTACATGGGCAACCGCTACTGGGCGATTCTCACGCCCGGCCAATGGGAGTACGAACTAGTCGAGATGAAAGCCCCGGGTAGCATCTGGAACCAAGACCCCACGGGCGAGGTGTGGATGGGCAGCGCCAGCGAGGGCTACGAGGGCCGGACGAAGTACGTCGAGGAGACCGCTGGAGCGTACTACGCCTCCCGACTGGGGGCCCTCGAACACCTAGACGCCATCGGGCGACAGGCGAAGTGTCTCGTCCTGCGCGAAGTCTCGGACGACTACTGGGCACCGGTCGGCGTCTGGCAGGTCCGCGAAGGAGTCAGAAACGCCTTCGAGGACGGCTACGGCGAGGCCGAGACGTTCCACGGCGCAGTACGGGAAATCGTCCCCCAACTTCCAATCTCGCACGGGGACCTCCGGCGAAAGTCCGACATGTTGTCGGGCTTGCAGGCGAACCTCGCGGACTTCTCCTGA
- a CDS encoding DHH family phosphoesterase — protein MATGPSFGNAEMVMLAATLLLSGGLVFYAAQSFTDWRREEDDTGVEALRSTVAGQNNVALVVPEGPSIDALAAAVGLQALCSEWGVTGRLFAEGPVTGEDSKTFSNIFDLELTVIGAATDSLTDCDAAIAVGGGGAVPRLSNNPPVVAVIRHRPTAEENILTVTPTDDGATSTTVTHLLNDEGVVPDQRVATALLHGIRAGTREFRRANGPNDYEAAGFLHAYADLGRIEDLRSPGMSGDTFDVISDAIANRERRASFAVTNVGAVPSVSALEEAADTMLRLEGVSTAAVFGIHEETIVVSCRAEDVRTNAFDILDSAFETSETTGGNTDAATSRVPLGLFAQVNSDYEETLDMLIDASTRKALFESFESS, from the coding sequence ATGGCGACTGGGCCTTCCTTCGGCAATGCTGAGATGGTGATGTTGGCAGCGACGCTCCTACTCTCTGGTGGGTTAGTCTTCTACGCCGCACAGTCGTTCACCGACTGGCGGCGCGAAGAAGACGACACGGGCGTCGAGGCGCTTCGCTCGACTGTCGCCGGACAGAACAACGTCGCACTCGTCGTCCCGGAAGGCCCGAGCATCGACGCACTCGCCGCGGCTGTCGGTCTGCAAGCCCTCTGTAGCGAGTGGGGCGTCACCGGTCGGTTGTTCGCCGAAGGACCGGTCACTGGAGAGGACAGCAAGACGTTCTCGAACATCTTCGACCTCGAACTGACCGTCATCGGCGCGGCGACGGATTCGCTGACCGACTGTGACGCCGCCATCGCAGTCGGCGGTGGCGGTGCAGTTCCGCGACTCTCGAACAATCCACCCGTCGTGGCTGTCATCCGTCACCGGCCGACTGCCGAGGAGAACATCTTGACGGTGACGCCGACCGACGACGGCGCGACTTCGACGACGGTCACGCATCTGTTGAACGACGAGGGCGTCGTTCCGGACCAGCGCGTCGCGACCGCGCTCCTGCACGGCATCCGCGCTGGCACGCGAGAGTTCCGTCGCGCGAACGGGCCGAACGACTACGAGGCCGCAGGATTCCTGCACGCCTACGCCGACCTCGGACGCATCGAGGACCTGCGCTCGCCGGGCATGAGCGGCGACACGTTCGACGTAATCAGCGACGCTATCGCGAACCGCGAGCGAAGAGCCAGTTTCGCGGTGACGAACGTCGGGGCGGTACCTTCCGTGAGCGCGCTGGAGGAAGCGGCTGACACGATGCTTCGCTTGGAGGGCGTCTCGACGGCCGCCGTCTTCGGCATCCACGAAGAGACTATCGTCGTCTCCTGTCGCGCCGAAGACGTGCGCACCAACGCCTTCGACATCCTCGACAGCGCGTTCGAGACGAGCGAAACGACCGGCGGCAACACCGACGCCGCGACCTCGCGGGTCCCACTCGGCCTGTTCGCGCAGGTCAACAGCGACTACGAGGAGACGTTGGACATGCTCATCGACGCGAGCACGCGCAAGGCGTTGTTCGAATCGTTCGAGAGTTCCTGA
- a CDS encoding amidohydrolase: MSQQATRDHLVDLRRDLHKHPEPAWREFYTTARIVEELERIGVDELYVGPDAINTDERMAVPDDEELDSWFQQAKDAGANPETLDQLEGGYTGAVAVIEQGAGPTVGLRVDIDGLLRDESTDEDHAPVEEGFRSEHDGAMHACGHDAHATIGIGTIEKIKESDFEGTLKVFFQPGEEMIAGGKSMAESDHIEDVDYLLAAHIGLDHPTGEVVAGLDGFLAVSHFLAEFEGVPAHAGGRPNEGENAIQAMAAAVQNLYSIPRHEDGATRVNAGKVGGGTATNIIPEQAHVEGEVRGETTELKDYMKERADRVLQGAADMHGCEVTTTTNGEAPSAESDQGLVDIVGTIAGDTDGVENVVERDELGGSEDATYLMQAVQKQGGLAAYIGVGTDHPGGHHTATFDVDEASLPIGIDVLAGSIEHIAESRP; the protein is encoded by the coding sequence CGCGTGGCGGGAGTTCTACACGACCGCCCGAATCGTCGAAGAACTAGAGCGAATCGGCGTGGACGAACTCTACGTCGGTCCGGACGCCATCAACACCGACGAGCGAATGGCCGTGCCGGACGACGAGGAACTCGACAGCTGGTTCCAGCAGGCGAAAGACGCTGGTGCGAACCCCGAAACCCTCGACCAACTCGAAGGCGGCTACACGGGCGCAGTCGCAGTCATCGAGCAGGGTGCAGGCCCGACCGTCGGCCTCCGTGTGGACATCGACGGCCTGCTCCGTGACGAATCGACCGACGAGGACCACGCCCCCGTCGAAGAGGGCTTCCGCTCGGAACACGACGGCGCGATGCACGCTTGCGGGCACGACGCCCACGCGACCATCGGCATCGGCACCATCGAGAAAATCAAGGAGAGCGACTTCGAGGGCACGCTGAAGGTGTTCTTCCAACCCGGCGAGGAGATGATAGCCGGGGGCAAGTCGATGGCCGAGAGCGACCACATCGAAGACGTAGACTACCTGCTCGCTGCGCACATCGGTCTCGACCACCCCACGGGTGAAGTCGTTGCGGGGCTGGACGGTTTCCTCGCGGTGAGCCACTTCCTCGCGGAGTTCGAGGGCGTCCCCGCCCACGCTGGCGGCCGACCGAACGAGGGCGAGAACGCGATACAGGCGATGGCCGCCGCGGTGCAGAACCTGTACTCGATTCCGCGTCACGAGGACGGAGCCACGCGCGTCAACGCCGGAAAAGTCGGCGGCGGCACCGCGACGAACATCATCCCCGAACAGGCCCACGTCGAGGGTGAAGTCCGTGGCGAGACGACCGAACTGAAAGACTACATGAAGGAGCGTGCAGACCGCGTTCTGCAAGGGGCGGCCGACATGCACGGCTGTGAGGTCACGACGACGACCAACGGCGAGGCACCCAGTGCCGAGAGTGACCAGGGTCTCGTGGATATCGTGGGAACCATCGCGGGCGACACCGACGGCGTCGAGAACGTCGTCGAGCGTGACGAACTCGGCGGGAGCGAGGACGCCACCTATCTGATGCAGGCCGTCCAGAAACAGGGCGGCCTCGCGGCGTACATCGGCGTCGGGACGGACCACCCCGGTGGCCACCACACCGCGACGTTCGACGTAGACGAAGCGTCGCTGCCAATCGGCATCGACGTACTCGCAGGTAGCATCGAGCACATCGCAGAGTCGCGGCCGTAG